The following nucleotide sequence is from Halomonas chromatireducens.
TTCCCAGGCCGCGCGGCGGCTCGGTATGAGGCACTTTCAACGTCTTCTTTACCCTGGGTTCGTTCCGCCCTGCGTGTGTTCTTTGGCGGTTTGCGACCATAGGTCGTGTGGCCTTTGAGCACGCTTGTCTTTATAATACCGTGGATTTTTCGGGGTGGTCCGAAGCTCCTTCGGGCCTGACTGGTAACGTACTGACGCTAATAAGAATTCGAATCCATTCGAACCCCTTTCCTTCGTATATCCGATCCATCAACTGGGCGAGACTATGATCGAAGTCAAGAAAGGCCTGGATCTCCCCATCATGGGGGCGCCCGAGCCGCGCATCGAAGATGCGCGGCCGGTGCGCCACGTGGCACTCCTGGGTACCGACTATGTTGGCATGAAGCCGACCATGGAGGTCCGGGAAGGGGACAAGGTGAAGCTGGGCCAACTGCTCTTCACCGACAAGAAAAACGAGGGTGTGCGCTTCACGGCACCGGCTGCCGGCGAAGTCATCGCCATCAATCGCGGAGAGAAGCGCAGGCTGCTCTCGGTGGTCATCAAGGTCGACGAGACCGAAGAGGCGGTGTCATTCACTGCCCATGGTCGCGATAAGCTCGAGAGCCTGGATCGCCAGGCCGTGGTCGACCAGCTGGTCGAGTCGGGGATGTGGACCGCGTTGCGGACACGCCCCTATTCGCGCAGCCCGGCCCTCGACGGCATTCCGGCCGATATCTTCGTCACCGCAATCGATACCCACCCGCTCTGTCCGGATCCTGCCGGGATCATCAACGAGCAGCCTGAAGCCTTCGAGGACGGCCTCAAGGTGCTTGCGCGCTTGACCGAGGGCAAGGTCTATCTCTGCACCGCCCCGGATGCGCAAATCCCCGGGGGCAACGTCGCTGGCGTTCAGGTCGAGACCTTCTCCGGCCCCCATCCCGCGGGGCTTGTCGGCACGCATATCCACTTCCTGTCGCCGGTCGCCCTGCACAAGCGGGTATGGCACATCGGCTATCAGGATGTGATCGCCTTCGGCAAGCTGTTCGCTGAGGGCAGGCTCGACATGAGCCGTGTCGTTGCGGTAGGCGGTCCCCGGGCCGAGAACCCACGACTGCTGCGGACCCGTATCGGGGC
It contains:
- a CDS encoding Na(+)-translocating NADH-quinone reductase subunit A, producing the protein MIEVKKGLDLPIMGAPEPRIEDARPVRHVALLGTDYVGMKPTMEVREGDKVKLGQLLFTDKKNEGVRFTAPAAGEVIAINRGEKRRLLSVVIKVDETEEAVSFTAHGRDKLESLDRQAVVDQLVESGMWTALRTRPYSRSPALDGIPADIFVTAIDTHPLCPDPAGIINEQPEAFEDGLKVLARLTEGKVYLCTAPDAQIPGGNVAGVQVETFSGPHPAGLVGTHIHFLSPVALHKRVWHIGYQDVIAFGKLFAEGRLDMSRVVAVGGPRAENPRLLRTRIGASTEELLTGEVIEPDETRVISGSVFSGFACEGSLRYLGRFHNQFTMLEEGNKRQFMGWLSPGFNRHSVMGIYLSKFTGLRNYAPTTSTNGSERAMVPVGVYEGLMPLDILPTQLLRSLIVGDIEVAMQLGCLELDEEDLALCTYACPGKYEYGPILRDNLTMIEKEA